The following proteins are encoded in a genomic region of Hymenobacter siberiensis:
- a CDS encoding phytochrome family protein — translation MLRLRSRGLRQRHTYAGLDRPIYFNFSGQPVRDALSRVMGMLLFAYNVSTHVRTRQLAEADDRPPATAHQLAIANEELSVSYEELDASNHLAATNQELATANERLRTSNISIQQQARELHKSHLAVRKLNQQLEARVAERTGQLQVALHDIERANTALLLSNQQLTRTNQDLYSFVYASSHNLKQPVNNLAGLIDELRRSVTFADPAEEQLLLPLIPDALRQLSTNIDDLAALGQAQQVALAPARTRGPAGPGAGRAPDPGAAGARHPRPHHHRF, via the coding sequence GTGCTACGGCTACGAAGCCGGGGCCTACGCCAGCGCCACACCTACGCCGGCCTGGACCGGCCCATCTATTTCAACTTCAGCGGCCAACCCGTGCGCGACGCCCTGAGCCGGGTTATGGGCATGCTGCTGTTTGCCTACAACGTGAGCACGCACGTCCGGACCCGCCAGCTGGCCGAGGCCGATGACCGGCCGCCGGCCACGGCGCATCAGCTGGCCATTGCCAACGAGGAGCTGTCGGTGAGCTACGAGGAGCTGGATGCCAGCAACCACCTGGCCGCCACCAACCAGGAGCTGGCCACCGCCAATGAGCGCCTCCGAACGTCCAATATCAGCATTCAGCAGCAGGCCCGGGAGCTGCACAAGTCGCACCTGGCCGTGCGCAAGCTCAACCAGCAGCTCGAAGCCCGCGTGGCCGAGCGCACCGGCCAGCTGCAAGTGGCCCTGCACGATATCGAGCGCGCCAATACTGCCCTGCTCCTGAGCAACCAGCAGCTCACCCGCACCAATCAGGACCTTTACAGCTTCGTGTATGCCTCCAGCCACAACCTCAAACAGCCCGTCAACAATCTGGCCGGCCTCATTGATGAGCTCCGCCGCAGCGTCACCTTTGCCGACCCCGCCGAAGAGCAGCTTCTGTTGCCCCTCATTCCTGACGCGTTGCGCCAGCTCAGTACCAATATTGACGACCTGGCGGCTCTGGGCCAGGCCCAGCAAGTAGCCCTGGCTCCCGCCCGAACCCGTGGACCTGCAGGCCCTGGTGCTGGACGTGCTCCAGACCCTGGAGCCGCAGGTGCGCGCCACCCGCGCCCGCATCACCACCGATTTTAG
- a CDS encoding nitrogen regulation protein NR(II) → MPDYEPLPVSTAPLQPLEQPQQTLEQPLRAPAEEHRLRTILHQVPACMASLAGPEYMVTVTNELFRQLFGERQLIGLPLREALPELVGQPFFDLLDEACRTGEPCYGYEAGAYASATPTPAWTGPSISTSAANPCATP, encoded by the coding sequence ATGCCTGATTATGAGCCACTTCCTGTTTCCACTGCGCCACTCCAGCCGTTGGAGCAGCCCCAGCAGACTTTGGAGCAGCCCCTGCGCGCCCCTGCCGAGGAGCACCGCCTGCGCACCATCCTGCATCAGGTGCCGGCGTGCATGGCCAGCCTGGCTGGGCCCGAGTATATGGTGACCGTGACCAATGAGCTCTTCCGGCAGCTGTTTGGCGAGCGGCAGCTCATCGGCCTGCCCCTGCGCGAGGCCCTTCCGGAGCTGGTTGGGCAGCCTTTTTTTGACTTGCTGGACGAAGCCTGCCGCACCGGCGAGCCGTGCTACGGCTACGAAGCCGGGGCCTACGCCAGCGCCACACCTACGCCGGCCTGGACCGGCCCATCTATTTCAACTTCAGCGGCCAACCCGTGCGCGACGCCCTGA